The following nucleotide sequence is from Allocatelliglobosispora scoriae.
GATCTCGCAGATCCACGCCGATCTGGTCTTCCTCGTCCTCGGGCTCACCCTCGCCGCCGTCTTCCTGCTGCCGGGTCGGGCACCGAAGGTGCTGCTCGGCGTACTGCTCGGCCAGGGTTTGATCGGATTTGTTCAATACTTCACGGATCTGCCGCGGGTGCTGGTCGCGGCGCACATGCTCGGCGCGTGTCTCGTCTGGATCGCGACGCTGCGGCTGTGGCCATCGATCAAGTCCGCTGCCGGGCCGTCAGGGGAGCTCACCTCGGCATCGACCGTTGGTCACCAGCCCTCAGCCGAGAGGTCACTGGAAGATAACTTGACGGTTGCAAACACGGCTGGTAATCGCTAACCGCGTGACCTCGTTCACAAGGAGCGGCATGATGGGCGGCGTGTCCCCGTCGCTGCGCCGAAGTCCACCGGTCGACGCCGTCACGCTGCCCGCCACCGTCAACAACGCGTTCTCCTGCAGTGGGCCGCTCGACTACTGGGGCGCGGTGCGCTATTCGAAGCGGGCCGGTGAGGTCGCCGAGGCGCTCGCCGGGCTCGTGCGCGCCGGGGGCGCCGACACCGCCCGGCCGCTGCTGGAGCGGGGCATCGCCGGGGTGCTCGGCGCGCTCGCCGATGCCGACGACGCCGCGGGGAGCCTGGACGATCTGCTCAACCGGCTGCTCGCCGCGCACGCCGAAGCCTGCCGTCTCGCCCCGCCCGAGCCGCTCCGGCTCGCGTCGTGGCTGGTCGACGTGCAGTTCGCCGGTCCGTGGTGCCCGGTCCAGATCGGGGAGTACGCAGACCCCCTCACCCCGGACGGCCTCGCCGCCTATCGCACGGAGGTCCGCCGCCGCTGGGCGGCCGACCCGGAGTCCCTGCCCGCCCGTTACGCCGTCGAGCAGCTCGCCCGGCAGGACCGCGATGTCGTGATGCTCGTCGACGTGATCGGCGGCGACCTGCAGCACCCCGCACAATACGGCCGCCTGGCCCGGGCGCTGCGCGACATCGGCGAGGTCGACGCCGCCCGTCAGTGGGCCGAGCGGGGCCTGGCGGAGCATCCGGATGATCCGCCAGGCGCCGGTCTCAGAACCTTCCTCGCACGGCTCTAGCTAGGAGCACGCCGCGCCGTTGACCTTGAAGGCGGTCGGGGTGGCGTTGGTGCCGGAGTAGGTCCCCTGGAATCCGAAGGACGTGCTGCCGCCGCCGGCCGGGATGCTCGCGTTGTAGCCGAGGTCCCGAGCGGTCACGGCCTGCCCGCTCTGGGTCACGGCCGCCTGCCAGCCGCTGGTGATCTGCTGGTTGCCCGAGAAGCTGAAGGTCAGCGTCCAGCCGTTGATGACCGTCGAGCCGGTGTTGGTGATCGTGACGGTGGCGGTGAAGCCGTTGCCCCAGGTGTTGGGGACATAGCCCACGCGACAGGAGCCGCCTCCCCCGCCGCCGGCCGTCGTGGTGACGGTGACCGTGTTGGAGTTGCCGGAGGTGTTGCCCGCCGCGTCCCGCGCTCGGACGTAGAAGCGGTAGCTCGTCGACGCCGACAGGCCGGTCGCGGCATAGGTGGTGCCGGACGCCGTACCCACCTGGGTGAAGCTGCCGCCGCTCGTGCCCGGCGCGCGGAAGACGTCATAGCCGGTGACACCGACGTTGTCGCTGGAACCGCCCCAGGACAGGGTGGCCCCCGAGGACGTCACGCCCGACGCGCTCAGGGTGCCCGGGGTGGTGGGCGGGCTCGTGTCGCCGCCGCCGCCGGACGTGGTCACCGAGAAGGAGTTGACCGCGAGGCCGGTCTGCCCGACCCACGGCTCGAAGCCCGCCTGGATGCTCGTGAGGTACCAGGAGCGCTGGGCATAGCCCCGGCTGATCGCGTCGGTGTAGAAGGTGTTGACATTGAAGTCGAGCGAGCTGACGCCGCTCTGGCGGACGTAGGAGATGACGTTCCAGCCGATGTTGCCGAACCAGACGTTCCAGGTCGCGCCCCCGAGGGACACCGTACCGACCTGCGAGCCGACCGGCTGGATCGAGCCGAGCTTGTTGAGCCAGACCATGATCTCCGCGCCGGTGTTCTGGCCGTCGGTGCGCGGGGTCGGGTCGAACCAGATGTCGTACGCCGCGTCCCAGACCCCGGAGCCGGGCAGGGTCATGCTGACACTGGTGTTGATGGTGTTGAACGCGGACGAGCTCGCCTGCAGGGGCAGCCCGCTGCCGCTGCTGCAGTTGGCGTAGTGGCAGCCGTAGTAGACGGCCGGGTAGGCACCCGGCGCGCCGTTCGTCGGCCGGTTGTGGCTGGCGGTGGTGACGTTGAAGCCGGTGCCGGTGACGTTGATGCACTGGGTGGTGTCGTCCCCCCAGTTGTTGTTCATCACGACGTATCGACCGCTGGAGATCGTGGTCGAGCCGTACTTCTCGCAGATGCTGACATCCGCGTGCGCGGGTGCAGCGATGACGATGGCGGCGATGAGCGTGCCGGTGACGATGAGGCACACCCTGGCGATCGCGCCGGAAAGTTGTTTCATGCGCTCCTCCGTGGAGTCGGCGGTGCGGAGTTGTGGGAGCGCTCCCGCACCGGAGCGTACGCGGAATTGACATACATGAAAAGAGTCGGCAATCAATGGACCACTTCGAACGCGGTTCGACGGCCCAGCCCTCCGCTCGGATTGTATGATGTCGACATTCCGGACAATTAGTATAGAAATACATACACGGGGGATACATGAAGATCAGCGCCAAGGGTGCCATCGTGCTGGCATCCATGCTGCTCGCGGTGGCCGCGTGCGGTGACAAGGAGAGCTCCGACACCTCGTCGTCGCCCGCACCCACCGTGGCCGCCGACAGCGCGCTCGCGGCGAAGGTCCCCGACGCCGTCAAGTCCGACGGCAAGATCGTCGTCGGCACCGACTCGACCTACGCGCCGAACGAATTCCTCGACACCGACGGCAAGACCGTCATCGGTTTCGACGTGGACCTCTTCAACGCCGTGGCGGCGAAGCTCGGGCTCAGGACCGAGTGGGTGTCGAGCAAGTTCGCCGATGTCATCCCCGGCGTCCTCTCCGGCAAGTACGAGGCCGGCGTCTCGTCGTTCACGATCAACCCGGAGCGCAAGGCCGAGACCAACATGGTCAGCTACTTCAACGCCGGCACCCAGTGGGCGGCGAAGACCGGCGCGACGATCGACCCGGCCAACGCCTGCGGCAAGAAGGTCGCCGTGCAGGCGAGCACCGTCCAGGTCGACGACATCACCGCGAAGTCCAAGGCGTGCACCGACGCGGGCAAGCCGGCGATCACGATCGAGCAGTTCCAGGGCCAGGACCAGGCGTCCGCCTCGGTCGTCTCGGGCAAGAACGACGCGATGCTCGCCGACTCCCCCATCACCGCCTACGCCGTGAAGCAGACGAACGGGCAGCTCGCCCTCGTCGGCGACATCTACGACTCCGCGCCCTACGGGTACGTGGTGAAGAAGGACCAGACCGCGTACGCCGAGGCGCTGCGGGACGCCGTCGCGGCACTCATCGCCGACGGGACCTACAAGCAGATCCTCACCAAGTGGGGTGTCGAGGCCGGCGCCATCACGACCCCCGCCCTCAACCCGTGACACAGCAGCCGCCCGCGCCGGAACCGCAGCCCGAGCCCCGGAGCCGTCCGGAGGCGATCAAGGCGGTTCCGGTGCGGCACCCGGGCCGCTGGGTCGCGATCGTCGTGATCGCGATCCTCGCCGCGATGTTCGTGCACCTGCTGGTGACGAACGACCGGTTCGAGTGGTCGTTCATGATCGACAACATGTTCCGGCCGCCGGTGATCGAGGGCGTCAAGACCGCGCTGGTCGTGACGGTGCTGGCGATGGCGATCGGGATCACGCTCGGCATCATCGCCGCGATCATGCGGTTGTCGACGAACCCGATCCTCGCCGGTGCGGGCTGGGTCTACACCTGGTTCTTCCGGGCCATCCCCCGGGTGGTGCTGCTGGTGCTCTTCGGCAACCTCGGCATCCTCTGGGAACGGCTCGAGTTCGGCATCCCCTTCGACCGGCAGCTCGGTGCGCTCTTCGGGATCCACGACTTCTCCGCGCGGCTGTTCGGCTTCGACGCGCGTACCGCCATCTCGGGTTTCACGGCCGGGTTGATCGGCCTGGCGCTCTCCGAGGGGGCCTATATGGCCGAGATCGTGCGCGCCGGGATCCAGTCGGTCGACCCGGGGCAGGCCGAGGCGTCGTCGGCGCTCGGCATGAGCCGCGGCCTGACGCTGCGGCGGGTCGTGCTGCCGCAGGCGATGCGGGTGATCGTGCCGCCGACCGGCAACGAGATGATCGCGATGCTCAAGGACACCTCGCTGCTCGCCTTCGTGCCCGTCACCAACGAGCTCTTCTTCCAGCTCTCGGCGATCGGCTCGCGGACCTTCAAGGTCTTCCCGATGCTCGTCGCGGCGTGCCTGTGGTACCTCGCGATGACGAGCATCCTGATGATCGGGCAGTACTTCGTCGAGCGCTACTTCTCCCGGGGCTACGGCACCGCGCAGAAGGCCAAGGCCCGGCTGCGCGACATCACAGCAGAGAGCGGAGGGGGTACGCCGTGACCGACCTGACAGTGACCGGCGACGCGCCCGGGGCGCCCGAGCCGTCGGCACCTCGAACCGGCGAGATGGTCCGCGTCGAGAACGTCTACAAGTCCTTCGGCTCGACCGAGGTGCTCAAGGGCATCGACATGGTGGTCCGTCCCGCCGAGGTCTGCTGCATGATCGGGCCCTCCGGCTCCGGCAAGTCGACCCTGCTGCGCTGCGTCAACCACCTGGAGAAGATCAACGCCGGGCGGATCTGGGTCGACGGCGACCTCGTCGGTTACCGCGAGCGCGGCGGCAAACTGCACGAGCTGCGGGAGAAGGAGGTCGCCGCCCAGCGTCGCGCGATCGGCATGGTCTTCCAGCGGTTCAACCTCTTCCCGCACCTCACCGCGATCGAGAACGTGATGGAGGCGCCGGTCCGGGTCACCCGGCTCGCCAAGTCCACCGCCAAGACCGAGGCCGCCGCCCTGCTCGACCGGGTAGGCCTCGCCGACAAGCTGCTCAACTACCCCGCGCAGCTCTCCGGCGGGCAGCAGCAGCGGGTGGCGATCGCGCGGGCGCTGGCGATGCGGCCGAAGCTGATGCTCTTCGACGAGCCGACCAGCGCGCTCGACCCAGAGCTCGTCGGCGAGGTGCTCGACGTGATGAAGGGCCTGGCGAAGGACGGCATGACGATGATCGTGGTGACCCACGAGATCGGCTTCGCCCGCGAGGTCGGCGACACGCTGGTCTTCATGGACGGCGGCGTCATCGTGGAGTCGGGCGACCCGCGGGTGGTCCTCGCCAACCCCCAGCACCAGCGGACGAAGGCGTTCCTGGCCAAAGTGCTGAGCTGAGTCCCGGCGCTCTATTTCTGGGCCGCTGCGCTCCTAAAGTCTCGCCGCTATGGCTGCGGCGAAGCGGTCTGCGGCGTGCTCGTCGTGCTCCAGGAAGACCGACGGCTCGGTCAGCTCCACCTCGACCAGCACGGGCGAGCCGTCCAGGCCAGGTATGAGGTCGATCCGGGCGTAGAGCAGCCCCGACGGCAGTGCGGCGAGCACCCGGCGGGCCGTCGCGAACTCGGCCTCGGTGGGCGTCCGCGGCGTGATCTTCTCGGGGACGTAGAGGCCCGCCACTCCCGCATCCGGACCGACGAGCATCGGACCCTTGCGGATCGCATGGCTGAAGGCGGGCTCGCCCGTCTCCGGCGAGCTGAAGTAGAGCAGCGCGGTCTCGCCGTAGCTGTCGACGGCCGGCAGGTAGGGCTGGATCATCACGAGCCGCCCGGCCGCCTGAAGGCGCCGCACGTGCGCCACGGCGAGGTCGGCATCGGCGAGGTCGTAGCGCCCGGTGTCCTTGCTCCCGGCGCTCACGGCGGGCTTGATGACGTAGAGACCGGCTTCGGCGGGCGGGCTCCACTCGTCGCCGGGCTCCACCCAGGACGTGGGGACCACGGGCACCCCGGCCGCGCTGAGCTCGCGCAGGTAGCGCTTGTCGGTGTTCCACTCCACCACGTCGGCCGCGTTGAGCAGCCGGGGCACCGAGTGGACCCAGGTGATGAACTCCGCGCGCCGGTAGAAGTAGTCCCACGGGTTGCGCAGCACGACGAGGTCGTAGCCCGCCCAGTCGATCGCCGGGTCGTCCCAGACCGCCGGTTCCGCCGTGATGCCCCGGCGCGCCAGCGGCGCGAGCAGGAGCCGGTCGTCGGGCTCCAGGTCGGGCAGGTCGGCGCAGGTGGCGAGCGCGACGCGGGGCGAGGCACCGAATGCTGGCGAGTCGATCACCCAGCCATCGTAGAGCGGGGTACTTCGTAAGGAGCCGACCCCCCACCGATCGTTTCACCACCGCGCATGATCGCGTTCTTTCCCGGAAGTAGGCCCTACCGGCGCCCTCTGAGGGGGCTACTTCCGGGAAACAGCGCGATCATGCGCGCGAGGCGAGGCGCCGCCAGGACGGGTGGTGGGCGCAAAATGCGGCCCGGGCTAGGCCCGGGCCGCGCGAAAGGGGTTATGTACGAGGTGAGGTTGTGCTAGATCAGCGTGAGAGCGTGCGCTTGGACATGGAGCGCCACAGGTCGTTGCTCGGCCGCATCAGCTCGATCAACTCCCGCTCCCAGCTGTTTTCCAAAGTAACGCCGGCCTGCTCGCAGGCCGCGCGCGCGACGTCGGTGCTAGGTGCCACCCGATCCCCCCAGGCGCCATCTCCACCCACCAGCACGATGCGAGCACCGCGCCGGCCGACGTACTCGATGACCGCAGTCGCCCCGCCGTGATCCCGCATGAAGCCCTTGATTCCAGAGACAAGGTCTTGCGCGGGGCGTTCGAGAGTCAGCGTCGTATCGGAACCATCTGCCATGTGGAGCACCATAAGCAGACTGAGGGCCGAATTGCACACCACTGAGGCCAGACTGTGATTCCCATTACGGGGTCACGAGCGGCAAGTTACCGACATATGTCCGGAATCATCCCGGTCAATACCGGACACATCGGAGCATCAATAAATGCCCTGTCAGCTGGCCGACAGTCAAGCGGGCGTGTCCGCCCAATATCGGTCATCAGTGCACAGTCTGCCACAACGGGATCCCGAATGTGAAACCGGGTGTAGGTTACAGCACCGCATCGATGGCTATCGCCACAAAGACGACAGTCAGGTAGGTCGTGGAGTAGTGGAACATCTTCATCGGCTGCGTCGGCTCGCCTCGACGGGCCCGAGCATAGAGGGCGTGGGCCTGCCAGAGGAAGAGTGCGCCGCAGATCACAGCCGGCACCCCGTAGATCAGGCTCATGCCGAGCGGCCACAGCGCCATCGAGATGGCGAAGGTCAGCCAGACGTAGATGACGCTCTCCAGGCCCACCCGGCGCAGCGAGCGGACCACCGGCAGCATCGGGATGCCCGCGCGGGCGTAGTCGTCCTTGAACTTGATGGCGAGCGCGTAGAAGTGCGGCGGCTGCCAGAGGAAGACGATGCCGAACATGACCCAGGCGGGCCAGGCGAGACCGCCCGTGACCGCGGCCCAGCCGATCAACACGGGTGCCGCGCCGCAGACGCCGCCCCAGACCGTGTTCTGCCAGGTCGTGCGCTTGAGCCACATCGTGTAGACGAGGTCGTAGTAGGCGATCGCCGCGACCGTCAGCAGCGTCGCCAGCAGGTTGGTGAAGACCGCCATCAGCACGGTGGAGACGGCCGCCAGGGTGAGCCCGAAGATGAGCGCCGAGCGGGCGGAGACCGTGTGCGTCGCCAGCGGCCGCCGCGAGGTGCGGTTCATCAGCTGGTCGATGTCGCGGTCGATGTAGCAGTTGAGCGCATTGGCCGCGCCCGCCGCCAGCGCGCCGCCGACCAGGGTGACGAGCACCAGCCAGAAGGAGGGCAGGCCCCCGGCGGCGAGCATCATCGCCGGCACGGTCGTCACGAGCAGCAGCTCGACGATGCGCGGCTTGGTCAGCGAGACATAGGCCTTGATGATCGCGACCCGCGGCGAACCGGCAGCCGCCACCGCGGTGCGCGGCACAGCCGTGGGCTGGGGGGCGACTTCGACAGTTTTGGGCGCCGGATCGGCAGCGAGCGTGCTCACGGGGCTAGGGTACGGCAGCCACCCGCCGCTGCCCGCGCCGACCAGCCGAGGTGCGCCGGGTCACAGTTGCCGGATTTTTTCACGTTTGCACCAACACCCTCGTCCTCATCGATCGCAGCTGCGTGTTTGCGCAGGTTGACACACGGGTAGGTGCACGTAGAGCGCGTTGTGGGGGTGATCGCGCACAACGCATGCACGGAGTGGGTAGGGTTTTAGCGAAAGGCGACACCGAGGCCGCCCGCGACACTCTCCGGCCGTTCGCTCACTTTCGTAGCGCGCGGGCCCCAAAGCTGAAGCAGAGCCCACCGATACAGGGAGCAACACCGCTGTGGACACCCGACTGAACTGGTCC
It contains:
- a CDS encoding GH12 family glycosyl hydrolase domain-containing protein; the encoded protein is MKQLSGAIARVCLIVTGTLIAAIVIAAPAHADVSICEKYGSTTISSGRYVVMNNNWGDDTTQCINVTGTGFNVTTASHNRPTNGAPGAYPAVYYGCHYANCSSGSGLPLQASSSAFNTINTSVSMTLPGSGVWDAAYDIWFDPTPRTDGQNTGAEIMVWLNKLGSIQPVGSQVGTVSLGGATWNVWFGNIGWNVISYVRQSGVSSLDFNVNTFYTDAISRGYAQRSWYLTSIQAGFEPWVGQTGLAVNSFSVTTSGGGGDTSPPTTPGTLSASGVTSSGATLSWGGSSDNVGVTGYDVFRAPGTSGGSFTQVGTASGTTYAATGLSASTSYRFYVRARDAAGNTSGNSNTVTVTTTAGGGGGGSCRVGYVPNTWGNGFTATVTITNTGSTVINGWTLTFSFSGNQQITSGWQAAVTQSGQAVTARDLGYNASIPAGGGSTSFGFQGTYSGTNATPTAFKVNGAACS
- a CDS encoding ABC transporter substrate-binding protein, yielding MKISAKGAIVLASMLLAVAACGDKESSDTSSSPAPTVAADSALAAKVPDAVKSDGKIVVGTDSTYAPNEFLDTDGKTVIGFDVDLFNAVAAKLGLRTEWVSSKFADVIPGVLSGKYEAGVSSFTINPERKAETNMVSYFNAGTQWAAKTGATIDPANACGKKVAVQASTVQVDDITAKSKACTDAGKPAITIEQFQGQDQASASVVSGKNDAMLADSPITAYAVKQTNGQLALVGDIYDSAPYGYVVKKDQTAYAEALRDAVAALIADGTYKQILTKWGVEAGAITTPALNP
- a CDS encoding amino acid ABC transporter permease, with translation MTQQPPAPEPQPEPRSRPEAIKAVPVRHPGRWVAIVVIAILAAMFVHLLVTNDRFEWSFMIDNMFRPPVIEGVKTALVVTVLAMAIGITLGIIAAIMRLSTNPILAGAGWVYTWFFRAIPRVVLLVLFGNLGILWERLEFGIPFDRQLGALFGIHDFSARLFGFDARTAISGFTAGLIGLALSEGAYMAEIVRAGIQSVDPGQAEASSALGMSRGLTLRRVVLPQAMRVIVPPTGNEMIAMLKDTSLLAFVPVTNELFFQLSAIGSRTFKVFPMLVAACLWYLAMTSILMIGQYFVERYFSRGYGTAQKAKARLRDITAESGGGTP
- a CDS encoding amino acid ABC transporter ATP-binding protein, which translates into the protein MVRVENVYKSFGSTEVLKGIDMVVRPAEVCCMIGPSGSGKSTLLRCVNHLEKINAGRIWVDGDLVGYRERGGKLHELREKEVAAQRRAIGMVFQRFNLFPHLTAIENVMEAPVRVTRLAKSTAKTEAAALLDRVGLADKLLNYPAQLSGGQQQRVAIARALAMRPKLMLFDEPTSALDPELVGEVLDVMKGLAKDGMTMIVVTHEIGFAREVGDTLVFMDGGVIVESGDPRVVLANPQHQRTKAFLAKVLS
- a CDS encoding ATP-grasp domain-containing protein, producing MIDSPAFGASPRVALATCADLPDLEPDDRLLLAPLARRGITAEPAVWDDPAIDWAGYDLVVLRNPWDYFYRRAEFITWVHSVPRLLNAADVVEWNTDKRYLRELSAAGVPVVPTSWVEPGDEWSPPAEAGLYVIKPAVSAGSKDTGRYDLADADLAVAHVRRLQAAGRLVMIQPYLPAVDSYGETALLYFSSPETGEPAFSHAIRKGPMLVGPDAGVAGLYVPEKITPRTPTEAEFATARRVLAALPSGLLYARIDLIPGLDGSPVLVEVELTEPSVFLEHDEHAADRFAAAIAARL
- a CDS encoding heme o synthase yields the protein MPRTAVAAAGSPRVAIIKAYVSLTKPRIVELLLVTTVPAMMLAAGGLPSFWLVLVTLVGGALAAGAANALNCYIDRDIDQLMNRTSRRPLATHTVSARSALIFGLTLAAVSTVLMAVFTNLLATLLTVAAIAYYDLVYTMWLKRTTWQNTVWGGVCGAAPVLIGWAAVTGGLAWPAWVMFGIVFLWQPPHFYALAIKFKDDYARAGIPMLPVVRSLRRVGLESVIYVWLTFAISMALWPLGMSLIYGVPAVICGALFLWQAHALYARARRGEPTQPMKMFHYSTTYLTVVFVAIAIDAVL